In Nocardioides bizhenqiangii, the DNA window ACGCAGCCTGACCGATGCACACCGTCTGCACGTCCGGCTTGATGAACTGGATCGTGTCGTAGATCGCGGTCAGCGCCGTGAACGAGCCACCGGGGCTGTTGATGTAGATGCTGAGGTCCTGGTCGGGGTTCATCGACTGGAGGCACAGCAGCTGCGCGATCACCGCGTTGGCGACGTCGTCGGAGATCGGCGTGCCGAGGTAGATGATGCGGTCCTCGAACAGCTTCGCGTAGGGGTCGATCCGCCGGAAGCCGTACGACGTGCGCTCTTCCCACTGCGGGATGTAGTAGTTCATCTGCGTCAGTCCTTGTTCGAGTGGGCCGGGCGGCCCTCGTCGGCGGCGTCACGGGCACTCTTGACGACCTTGTCGACCAGTCCGTAGTCGACGGCCTCGCTAGCGGTGAACCAGCGGTCGCGGTCGGCGTCCTCACTGACCTGCTCGACGCTCTGGCCGGTGTGCTGGGAGATGAGCTCGAAGAGCACCTTCTTGATGTGCAGCGACTGCTGGGCCTGGATCTTGATGTCCGAGGCCGAGCCACCCATGCCGGAGGACGGCTGGTGCATCATGATCCGCGCGTGCGGCAGCGCGTAGCGCTTGCCCTTGGTGCCCGCGCAGAGCAGGAACTGGCCCATCGACGCCGCGAGCCCCATGCCGACGGTGGCGACGTCGTTGGGGATGTAGTTCATGGTGTCGTAGATGGCCATCCCCGCGTCGACCGAGCCGCCGGGCGAGTTGATGTGGAGGAAGATGTCCGCCTCGGGGTCCTCCGCCGACAGCAGCAGCAGCTGCGCGCAGATCGCGTTGGCGTTCTGGTCGCGGACCTCGGATCCGAGGAAGACGATCCGCTCCTTGAGCAGCCGGCTGTAGATGTTGTCGTCGAGAAGGTTGAGTCCGGGCGCGCCGTTCATCACGGGGCCGCTGGGATTCTGAGTCACGTGGCGACACTAGCCGTCCCGCGCCCCGGAACCACGGGATCTCGGCCCCTGTTCGCCGACAGCAGATTTGCGAGCCCGGTGTCGTCCGAGGGACGAGGACGGCACCGTTGGGCGAGCAGGTCGAGTAGCGCCCGCGAGCGAGGAACGAGCTCGCGACGGCGCGTATCGAGACCCGGTGACGTGCCCAGCGACGGTGGGGACGGCCACACCGAAGGTTGCGGCGTCTCGATACGCCCTCGCGCAGAGCGCTCGGGCTACTCGACGACCGAAGCGGCTCGGGCTACTCGACGACCGAAGCGGCTCGGGCTACTCGACGACCGAAGCGGCTCGGGCTACTCGACGACCGAAGCGGCTCGGGCTACTCGACGACCGAAGCGGCTCGGGCTACTCGACCACCGAAGGCGCTTCCGCGGCGGCCTTCAGGCCGGCGACGGTGCGGGCCATGCCCTGCTCGAGCTCGTCGGCGTGCTCGACGTTGCCGCCGAGGAAGGCGGGCGCGAACGCCCTGCTCATCAGGGTGACGCCCTCGGGGACCGGGCGCCGGTGCACGACCCGGGTGCCACCGTTGACCGCGTCGAGCTCCCAGATCCACTGGGCGCCGCTGGACTTGGTGTCCCACACCAGTCGGCGACCGTGGTCCACCGCCGCAACGACCGAGCGGGATGGCCAGATGACGGCCTTGCGGCGGTTGATCCCGAGGTACCACTGGCCGACACGCAACCCACCACGCTTCAGGGGCACCATCCGCATCACCTCCGGGCTCCACTGCGGCAGCTGGGAGAAGTCGGTCAGCAGCTCCCAGACCCGCTCCGGCGGCGCCTCGACGATCGCTTCCGCGCGCAGCTCGCGGTCTGCTCGTGCTTCGGTCACAACCCGCATGGTGGCAGACCGGGGCGATCGGCGTTACCGGGTCTCGGCCTACGCGAGCCAGCGCTTGAGGCCGGCGAGGACCTCGGGGTGGTTGAGGATGCCGAAGTGGTCGGTGCTGCCGACGTGGAGGGTCTCGGCGTCCGGGAACATCTCGGCGCCGCGCCGGTCTCGACCCACCGCGGACCGGGGTCGCACCAGGTAGTCACCCAACACGTTGCCGATCGGGTGCCGCGCCGACTCCGTGATGGTGGCGGCCACCAGCCGGTAGCGCGCCTCCTTGAGCGGCGGCAGCTCGTCGACGTACCCGTCGACGAGGTCGCGGACCCCCTCGGAGCGCTTGTCGAGGATCCGGCCGAACGCCGAGGTCTCCGGCAGCAGGGCGAGCAGCCGGCTCCCGTGGCCGATGCCCCAGGCGATCGGCGCGCCGCGGTGGGGCGATCCGAGCGTGACCACGTCGGTGACGCGGTCGGCCCAGGTCTCGACAGGCGCGACCGGCGAGGAGGCGTCGTCGAGCGCGAGCACGTTGAGCGCGGCCCGCATGATCAGGCCGCCCATCGAGTGACCGACCAGCGCGATCCGCTCGACCTCGACCGGCCAGGCGTCGACGACGTCGCGCAGGAGCGCGGCGAGGATGACGCCGTTCTCGCGGATCGGGAGACCGGTGTTCGCGCGGAGGTAGACCGGGGTCCAGCCGAGCTCCGCGAGCGCCTCGCCGTACGTCGTGCCGGTGCGCTCGCGGTGCAGGTTCCAGTACGCCTCGTTCTCGCACAGCCCGTGCATGAACACGACCAGGCGGCCGGTGGCGCCAGGGAAGGCCTGGGCGAGGTCGTCGGTGGTCACCCGGACGTCGCGACCTCCGGACCGGACCGTCATCGGGATCGCCAGCTGCGGCCGGTCGCGGAGCAGCTCGTCGCCGATCAGGCCGTTGACCGCGGACGAGACGAACCGACCGCGGGCGCCGTCCTCGAGCCGCGGCCCGACCCCGGTCGAGGCCAGCTTGTCGAGGCCGGCGCTGCTCTTGCGCAGGGCCAGCCCGAGCCCGCCGTACACCGCCGCCGCGGCGCCGCGGTGGACGGTCTCGATCGGGGTCGCAGCAGATCCCAGGCCCAGGCGGAGCACGCCGTGCACCCGTCGCGTCACGGCGTCGTGCGTGTCCCGGGCGCTGCCGACGACGAGCTCGTCGGTGACCGAGGCGAGGAGCGAGAGCGCGTCGACGACGCTGGCTCCGGGTGCCGGTGGCGGCGCGGTGTGCATGACCGGCACAGTAGCGCCTCAGTGCACAGTCGTGCACTGAGGCCTCTCGGCGTGTCTCAGGCCTCGGTCTGCTCGTCGTCGTCGGCCGGTGCCTCGGGCTCGACGACTGCCTCGGCCTCGGCCTCGGGGTCGCCGATCGTGCCGTCGGGGCGAAGGTTCTTGAGCTCGACGGGGTTACCGGAGGCGTCCTTGACGGTCGCGCCCTCGACCAGCTGCGCGAGCGCCTTGCCGCGGCGGATCTCCTGCACCATCTCGGGCACGTGGTTGTGCTCGAGCATGTGGTTGACGAACTCCTGCGGGTCCTGGCCGGACTGCTGCGCGCGCCGCACCATGTGCTCGGTCAGCTCGCCCTGGTCGACGCCGATCTCGCCCTTGTCGGCGATCTCGTCGAGCAGGAACTGGGCGGCGACCGCGTCGCGGACCCGGCGGTCGAGGTCGGCCTCGAACTCCTCCTGGGTCTGGCCCTCCTCCTCGAGGTAGGCGTCCAGGGTCATCCCGGCGTAGGAGAGCTGCTGCTCGACGCTCTCACGCCGGGCGTTGAGCTCCTCGGTGACGAGGGTCTCGGGCAACGGGATCTCGACGCGGTCGAGCAGCGCCTCGAGGACGGCGTCGCGCGCGGCCGCGGCCTGTTCGAGCCGCTTGCCGCGGGCCAGCCGCTCCCGGACGTCGTCCTGGAGCTCGGCGAAGGTGTCGAACTCGGAGGCCATCTGCGCGAAGTCGTCGTCGAGCTCGGGGAGCTCCTGCTCCTGGACCTGGCTCACGGCCACGGCCACCTCGACGTCCTCGCCGACCAGGTCGCCGTTGACGAGCTGGGAGGTGAAGACCTTCTCCTCGCCGGCGGAGACGCCGACGAGCGCCTCGTCGAGGCCGTCGATCATGCCACCGCGGCCGACCTGGTAGGAGAAGCCGGAGATCTCGGCGCCCTCGACGGCCTCGCCGTCCTTGGTCGCCTTGAGGTCGAGGACGACGAAGTCGCCGTCCTGGGCCGGACGCTCGACGTCGATCAGGGTGCCGAACCGGGCGCGCAGCGCGTCGACCTGCTCGGTGACGTCGTCCTCGCTCACCTCGATGTCGTCGACCGACACCTCGAGGCCGTCGGTCTCCGGCAGCACGATCTCGGGCTTGATGTCGACCTCGGCGGTGAACTCGAGGGGGCCGTCGTCGTCGTACTTGACGACCTCGACGTCGGGCTGGGCGAGCGGGACCAGGTCGTTGGCCTGCAGCGCCTCGATGTACTTGGTGCCGAGGACGTCGTTGAGCGCCTCCTCGCGGGCGGCGCCGGGGAACTGGCGGTCGATGATCGCGGGCGGCACCTTCCCCTTGCGGAACCCGGGGATGTTGATCTGCTTCGCGATCTTCTGGTACGCCGCGTCGAGGCTCGGCTTGAGCTCCTCGAAGGGCACCTCGACGGTCAGCTTGGCCCTGGTCGGGCTCAAGGTCTCGACGGCGCTCTTCACAGGCTTGTTCTCCTTCATGGATATGAGTGATGCGTCGGGGCGACAGGACTCGAACCTGCGATCTCCTGCTCCCAAAGCAGGCGCGCTAGCCACTACGCTACGCCCCGCCAAGAGGCTTCCGACGAGGCGCCGGATCCCGCCCGAAGGCGGCACCGGCAAGCCCGACGAAGGCTCCTTGGAGCGGATGACGGGAATCGAACCCGCGTAGCCAGTTTGGAAGACTGGGGCTCTACCATTGAGCTACATCCGCGCACGTGCAAACGCGGATGTCATGGTGCCACAGGCACGGTCATCGGCCCCAACCAGCGAGCGCCCTGAGACCGTCCGAGGACGAGGCCGGTCTCAGAGCAGGTGCGAAGATCGAGTAGCGCCACGGCTGAGCCTGCGAGGCCGTGACGCGCGTATCGAGATCCGGTGAGACGGACGCTGACCGCAATCAGCGGCGGTGCACCAGCAGCAGTGCCCGGTCGTCGTCGCGCGAGCCGACCTTGGCCGCGAGCCGTTCCGCGAGGCCGTCGAGCGAGTTGCGGAAGAGCTGCTCGGCGACACCCAGCATCTCGTCGATGCCGAGCTCGATGTCGCGCCGCGGCTCCTCCACCATGCCGTCGGTGTAGAGCAGCAGGACGTCGCCGGAGCCGAGCCGCCCCCGCCTCGGCTCGTAGTCGACCGAGGGGATGAGGCCGAGCACCGGGCCCTCCGTCTGGATCGCCAGCCAGCGTCCGGACCCGGCGAACCGCTGCACCGGCGGCGGATGACCGGCCGTCCGGAGCTCGTAGTCACCGGTCGCCAGGTCGAGCGAGAGGTGCACCGCCGTGGCGAAGCCCTCGTCCCAGTCGCGCTGGAGCAGGTAGTCGTTGGCGGCGGGCAGGAAGTGCCGGGGAGGGAGAGCACCGATCAGGCCGCCCATGGCGCCCGAGAGCTGGAGCGCCCGGGTGCCGGCCGCCTCTCCCTTGCCCGAGACGTCCACGACAGCCACCTCGAGCCGCCGGCCGTCCTCCCGCGTGGTCGCCACGACGAAGTCCCCGGCGAACGGCGAGCCGCCGGCCGAGGACAGGGCGGACTCGACCAGCCAGTTGTCCGGCAGCCGCGGGATCGTCCCCTGCGCCAGGATCCGGTCGCGCAGGTCGACGAGCATCGACTCGCCGCGCCGCTGGCCGATCCCGAGCGTGCTGCGGCGCACGCTGATGACCAGGGCGATGACGCAGAGCAGGATCAGGATCGCCATCGCCGCGATCAGCCGCGGCGTGCTGGTGGGCTGCTGCATCTGGGCGATGAGGAGCGCGACGATGAGGAGGGCCAGCAGCCAGGTCATGGTCCGCGGACCCAGCAGCAGCGCTCCGAGCACCAGCGGCACGCTGAGCGCGGTGAACGGGACCTGCATCGGGTACATGCCGACGCCGAGGAGGATCGCGACAGCGAGCAGCACCAGCCCGAACAGGATCCAGAGCTCCGTGCCGAGTGACGTGATCGACCTGCGCGGGCTCACCGCGCGGACCTCGACCGGAACGCCGGCTGGCACCGGCTGCACCAGAACAGGTTGCGACCGCCGAGCACCGTGGTGCTGACCGCGCGACCGCAGACGTGGCACGGCTGGCCGGCCCGGCGGTAGACGTAGACCTCTCCCCCGTGATCGTCGTCGCGCGGCGGACGGCCCATCGCCTCGGGCTCGTGCTCGGGACGGACCGTGTCGATGATGCCGGTGCGCACGCCCTCGGCCATCAGCACCACCAGGTCGTCCCACATCGCCTGCCACTGCCCCGACCGCAGGGTCCGTCCCGCGCGCAGCGGGTGGATCCGGTGCCGGAACAGCAGCTCGGCGCGATAGACGTTGCCGACGCCGGCGACCACGGACTGGTCCATCAGCAGCGTCCCGATCGGCGCCGCACTGCGGCTGATCCGCGCCCACGCGCGGTCCGGGTCGGCGTCCGGCCGGAGCGGGTCGGGGCCGATCCGGGCGACGACCGCGTCGCGCTCGGCGGTCGTGACCAGCGCGCAGATCGTGGCGCCCCGGAGGTCGGCGTACGCCTTGCCGTCGACGCGGACCAGACGCAGCCGGACCTCCCCGACCGGCGCCGGGACGTCGGACACCAGGTCGTGGACGTCGAAGCTGCCGTAGAGGCCGAGGTGGACGTGGATGTGGCGGTCGCCGCCGACGTCGATGAAGAGGTGCTTGCCCCAGGTCTCGGCGCCGCGCACCTCGGTGCCGTCGAGCTGGGCGGCCGCCTCCGCGAACCGTCCCTGCGGACTCCCGACCCGCACCTGCTGGTCGCCGAAGACGTCGGTGACCTGGCGGGCGAGCCGGTGCAGGGTATGGCCTTCAGGCATCGTCAGCCGGCCCGCCGGGGACCGAGCGGGCCGATGCGGGCAACGGAGGGAGCTCTCCGGTGGCTTCGTACGACGACATCTGGCCGATCCTGCGGGCGTGCCGCTCGTCGCCCGGGAACGGTGTGGTGAGGAAGACCTCGACCAGCCGGACCAGCTCCTCGAGCGAGTGCATCCGTCCGCCGACCGCGACCACCCAGGCGTCGTTGTGCTCGCGGGCCAGGGACGCGGTGTCCTCCGACCACGCGAGCGCCGCCCGGATCCCCTTCACCTTGTTGGCCGCGATCTGCTCGCCGTTGCCCGATCCGCCGATCACCACGCCGAGGCTGTCGAGGCCGGCGGCCCGATCCCTCGCCACGCCCTCGGCCGCGCGCAGGCAGAAGACCGGGTAGTCGTCGAGGGCGTCGTACACGAAGGGACCGTGGTCGACCGGCTCGTAACCGTGTTCGGTCAGCCACCCGGTGAGGTGGCTCTTGAGGTCGAGACCGGCATGGTCGCAACCGAGGTGCACGCGCATGGCGGACATCCTGGCAGAAACGACCGTCGCCCTTGTCAGAAGTGGTGCAGGCGGCGGGCGGCCTCCGCCACCGAGCCGCTCATCGACGGGTAGACCGTGAACGCCTGGGCGAGCTGGTCGGCCGTGATCGACTCCGCGACCGCCAGCGACACCGGGTGGATCAGCTCGCTCGCCCGAGGTCCGACCACGACCCCACCGACGACGATCCCGGTGCCCGGCCGGCAGAACAGCTTCACGAAGCCGTCGTGCACGCCCTGCATCTTGGCGCGCGGGTTGCCGCGGAGCGGGAGCATCACCGTCTCGGCCTGGATCTCGCCCGCGTCGATGGCGCGCTGCGACCATCCGACGGTCGCGATCTCGGGGGCGGTGAACACGTTCGACGAGACCCGCTTGAGGTCGAGCGGCGCCACGGCGTCGCCGAGGAAGTGCCACATCGCGATCCGGCCCTGCATCGCGGCGACCGACGCCAGCATCAGGACTCCCGTGCAGTCGCCGGCCGCGTAGACGCCGCGCGCCGACGTACGCGACACCCGGTCGACCTTGACGAAGCCGCCGTCGTCGAGCGTCACCCCCGCCTCCTCCAGGCCGACGCCGGCGGTGTTCGGGACCGAGCCGAGCGCCAGGATGCAGTGCGATCCCTGGACCTCGCGGCCGTCGGTGAGCCGGACGGTCACGACGTCGCCGGAGCGGGTGACCGACTCCATCCTCGACTGCCCGAGCACCTTCATGCCGCGGCGGGTGAGGACGTCCTCGAGCACCTGCGCCGCGTCGGCGTCCTCGCCGGGGAGCACCCGGTCGCGGGACGACACCAGGGTGACCGGGATCCCGAGCGCGAGGTAGGCGCTGGCGAACTCCGCGCCGGTCACGCCGGAACCGACCACGATCAGCTCGGTGGGCACCTCGGTGAGGTCGTAGACCTGCTCCCAGGTGAGGATCCGCTCCCCGTCGGGCACCGCGCTCGGCAGGGTGCGCGGTGCGGCCCCGGTCGCCACCAGGACCGCGTCGGCCGTGAGCGTCTCGGTGCCACCGTCGGCGAGCTCGGCGACGACGGCGCCCGGGCTGTCGAGCAGCCCGCGGCCGGGTACGACGCGCACCTTCTCCCGCTCGAGCCGGCGCGCGATGTCGGCGGACTGGTCGGAGGCGAGGCGCTTGACCCGGGCGTTGACCTTCGCCAGGTCGACCTCAAGCGTCGTGCTGAGGTCCCCCTGGTGGTCGCGCGCCTCGATGCCGAGCTCGGCGGCCTCCGCCATGTCGGTCATCAGCTCGGCTGTCGCGATCAGTGTCTTGCTCGGCACGCAGTCGGTGAGGACCGCCGAGCCACCCACCCCGTCGGTGTCGACGACGGTCACGTCGGCTCCGAGCTGCGCGGCGACCAGCGCCGACTCATACCCGCCAGGACCGCCGCCGATGATCACCACGCGAGACATGGCGCTCATTGTTGCAGCCTCAGTTGAGCCGGTTGCGGTAGCTGGGCAGCCGGAACGCCCGCTCGTAGTGCCCGCCCGCGAAGTCGGTCGAGCGGTTGCCGACCATTGCGATCACCGTGTGGCCCGCCCGCTCCAGCTCGCGGCGGCAGCGAGTCTTCCCATGGGCGATCGACTCGGACCGGTATCGGCCGCAGACGGCTGCGAACCGGTAGCCCGCCCTCCCCAGCACCCGCGTGATGTCCGTCAGCTCGGACCGCCGTCGCGCCGTCGCGAAAGAGACCTTCACCCCATCCCGACGGGCGTGGGTGGCGAACCTCAGCACCGGCCGCACCGGCTCGGGGAACGCGTAGTGGCTGGCGATCGCCGTGTTGTCGATGTCCAGCACGATCGCCAGTCGTCCGCCGCCGCGCTCCACCCGGCGGTCCAACCACCTGTGGGATCCCCTCATCGCGGCCCGCACGTCGGCGAGCCACTGCTTCTTCGTCGGCAGTGGTCGTGCGGCGGCGGGTACGGCCGGCTGGAGCGCGAGGAGAAGCACGAGGCAGAGGAGGACACGGATCAGGGAACGGAGATCTCGATACGTCCGGTCGCGGGCTCGCAAGCTCGCCCGCGCGGACACTCGATCTCTTCGTCCGACGGCGCCCGCTCGCAGGCTCGCGGCCACCTGGACTTCAGAGGTTGATCATGTGGCCGGCGATGCCCTCGATGGCTTCCTTCATGGCCTCCGACAGGGTCGGGTGCGCGAAGACGTTGCGGGCGACCTCGTCGGCTGTGAGGTCCCACTGCTGCGCGAGCGTCAGCGCCGGCAGCAGCTCGGTGACCTCCGGCCCGATCATGTGCGCCCCGAGGATCTCGTTGTGCTCGGCGTCGGCCACGATCTTCACGAAGCCGACCCCCTCGGCCATGCCGCGGGCCTTGCCGTTCGCGGAGAACGGGAAGGACGACGTCTTCACGTCGTAGCCCATCTCCTTGGCCTGCGCCTCGGAGTAGCCGAACGACGCGATCTGCGGCTGGCAGAAGGTCGCGCGCGGGATCATGTCGAAGTTGATCTCCATGGTCTCCGCGTCCGCGATCGTCTCGGCCGCGACCACGCCCATCGCCTCGGCGGTGTGCGCCAGCATCAGCTTCCCGGTGCAGTCGCCGATCGCGTAGACGCCGTCGACGTTGGTGCGGCCGCGCTCGTCCACGGCGATCGCGC includes these proteins:
- a CDS encoding NAD(P)H-quinone dehydrogenase, encoding MSRVVIIGGGPGGYESALVAAQLGADVTVVDTDGVGGSAVLTDCVPSKTLIATAELMTDMAEAAELGIEARDHQGDLSTTLEVDLAKVNARVKRLASDQSADIARRLEREKVRVVPGRGLLDSPGAVVAELADGGTETLTADAVLVATGAAPRTLPSAVPDGERILTWEQVYDLTEVPTELIVVGSGVTGAEFASAYLALGIPVTLVSSRDRVLPGEDADAAQVLEDVLTRRGMKVLGQSRMESVTRSGDVVTVRLTDGREVQGSHCILALGSVPNTAGVGLEEAGVTLDDGGFVKVDRVSRTSARGVYAAGDCTGVLMLASVAAMQGRIAMWHFLGDAVAPLDLKRVSSNVFTAPEIATVGWSQRAIDAGEIQAETVMLPLRGNPRAKMQGVHDGFVKLFCRPGTGIVVGGVVVGPRASELIHPVSLAVAESITADQLAQAFTVYPSMSGSVAEAARRLHHF
- a CDS encoding esterase/lipase family protein, with the protein product MHTAPPPAPGASVVDALSLLASVTDELVVGSARDTHDAVTRRVHGVLRLGLGSAATPIETVHRGAAAAVYGGLGLALRKSSAGLDKLASTGVGPRLEDGARGRFVSSAVNGLIGDELLRDRPQLAIPMTVRSGGRDVRVTTDDLAQAFPGATGRLVVFMHGLCENEAYWNLHRERTGTTYGEALAELGWTPVYLRANTGLPIRENGVILAALLRDVVDAWPVEVERIALVGHSMGGLIMRAALNVLALDDASSPVAPVETWADRVTDVVTLGSPHRGAPIAWGIGHGSRLLALLPETSAFGRILDKRSEGVRDLVDGYVDELPPLKEARYRLVAATITESARHPIGNVLGDYLVRPRSAVGRDRRGAEMFPDAETLHVGSTDHFGILNHPEVLAGLKRWLA
- a CDS encoding ribose-5-phosphate isomerase; this encodes MRVHLGCDHAGLDLKSHLTGWLTEHGYEPVDHGPFVYDALDDYPVFCLRAAEGVARDRAAGLDSLGVVIGGSGNGEQIAANKVKGIRAALAWSEDTASLAREHNDAWVVAVGGRMHSLEELVRLVEVFLTTPFPGDERHARRIGQMSSYEATGELPPLPASARSVPGGPADDA
- the tig gene encoding trigger factor, with amino-acid sequence MKSAVETLSPTRAKLTVEVPFEELKPSLDAAYQKIAKQINIPGFRKGKVPPAIIDRQFPGAAREEALNDVLGTKYIEALQANDLVPLAQPDVEVVKYDDDGPLEFTAEVDIKPEIVLPETDGLEVSVDDIEVSEDDVTEQVDALRARFGTLIDVERPAQDGDFVVLDLKATKDGEAVEGAEISGFSYQVGRGGMIDGLDEALVGVSAGEEKVFTSQLVNGDLVGEDVEVAVAVSQVQEQELPELDDDFAQMASEFDTFAELQDDVRERLARGKRLEQAAAARDAVLEALLDRVEIPLPETLVTEELNARRESVEQQLSYAGMTLDAYLEEEGQTQEEFEADLDRRVRDAVAAQFLLDEIADKGEIGVDQGELTEHMVRRAQQSGQDPQEFVNHMLEHNHVPEMVQEIRRGKALAQLVEGATVKDASGNPVELKNLRPDGTIGDPEAEAEAVVEPEAPADDDEQTEA
- a CDS encoding PP2C family protein-serine/threonine phosphatase, with amino-acid sequence MQPVPAGVPVEVRAVSPRRSITSLGTELWILFGLVLLAVAILLGVGMYPMQVPFTALSVPLVLGALLLGPRTMTWLLALLIVALLIAQMQQPTSTPRLIAAMAILILLCVIALVISVRRSTLGIGQRRGESMLVDLRDRILAQGTIPRLPDNWLVESALSSAGGSPFAGDFVVATTREDGRRLEVAVVDVSGKGEAAGTRALQLSGAMGGLIGALPPRHFLPAANDYLLQRDWDEGFATAVHLSLDLATGDYELRTAGHPPPVQRFAGSGRWLAIQTEGPVLGLIPSVDYEPRRGRLGSGDVLLLYTDGMVEEPRRDIELGIDEMLGVAEQLFRNSLDGLAERLAAKVGSRDDDRALLLVHRR
- a CDS encoding SRPBCC family protein — protein: MTEARADRELRAEAIVEAPPERVWELLTDFSQLPQWSPEVMRMVPLKRGGLRVGQWYLGINRRKAVIWPSRSVVAAVDHGRRLVWDTKSSGAQWIWELDAVNGGTRVVHRRPVPEGVTLMSRAFAPAFLGGNVEHADELEQGMARTVAGLKAAAEAPSVVE
- a CDS encoding ATP-dependent Clp protease proteolytic subunit gives rise to the protein MNGAPGLNLLDDNIYSRLLKERIVFLGSEVRDQNANAICAQLLLLSAEDPEADIFLHINSPGGSVDAGMAIYDTMNYIPNDVATVGMGLAASMGQFLLCAGTKGKRYALPHARIMMHQPSSGMGGSASDIKIQAQQSLHIKKVLFELISQHTGQSVEQVSEDADRDRWFTASEAVDYGLVDKVVKSARDAADEGRPAHSNKD
- a CDS encoding HAD family acid phosphatase; amino-acid sequence: MLLLALQPAVPAAARPLPTKKQWLADVRAAMRGSHRWLDRRVERGGGRLAIVLDIDNTAIASHYAFPEPVRPVLRFATHARRDGVKVSFATARRRSELTDITRVLGRAGYRFAAVCGRYRSESIAHGKTRCRRELERAGHTVIAMVGNRSTDFAGGHYERAFRLPSYRNRLN
- a CDS encoding Fpg/Nei family DNA glycosylase produces the protein MPEGHTLHRLARQVTDVFGDQQVRVGSPQGRFAEAAAQLDGTEVRGAETWGKHLFIDVGGDRHIHVHLGLYGSFDVHDLVSDVPAPVGEVRLRLVRVDGKAYADLRGATICALVTTAERDAVVARIGPDPLRPDADPDRAWARISRSAAPIGTLLMDQSVVAGVGNVYRAELLFRHRIHPLRAGRTLRSGQWQAMWDDLVVLMAEGVRTGIIDTVRPEHEPEAMGRPPRDDDHGGEVYVYRRAGQPCHVCGRAVSTTVLGGRNLFWCSRCQPAFRSRSAR